A region of Planktomarina temperata RCA23 DNA encodes the following proteins:
- the sseA gene encoding 3-mercaptopyruvate sulfurtransferase, which translates to MAQDDPKTLVSTQWLKNNLKHPDLRVLDASWHLPNEDRNGFAEFEIGHIPGARFFDIDDISDHRSSLPHMVPPVEKFMSRVRALGVGDGHQIVVYDSKGLFSAARVWWLFRMMGHDSIAVLDGGLPKWIADGNPVDTGAPIIRDRHMTVQPRPHMVRDVTQVAHAAKLRDHEIIDARAAARFRGDAPEPRQGLRAGHIPGSKNLPFTQVLNGDHTMKTTAELNEEFRKAGVDLSKPAITTCGSGVTAAVLSLALERIGKTDHALYDGSWTEWGQFPTLNVATGDS; encoded by the coding sequence ATGGCACAAGACGATCCCAAGACACTTGTCTCGACACAATGGCTCAAGAACAATTTGAAACATCCCGACCTGCGCGTTCTGGATGCAAGCTGGCATTTGCCAAACGAAGACCGCAATGGTTTCGCTGAATTTGAAATAGGCCATATTCCGGGCGCACGGTTCTTTGACATCGATGATATTTCCGATCATCGCTCCAGCCTGCCGCATATGGTGCCGCCGGTTGAAAAATTCATGTCTCGTGTGCGCGCCCTGGGTGTTGGCGATGGGCATCAAATCGTGGTCTATGATTCTAAGGGCCTGTTTTCAGCCGCGCGGGTCTGGTGGCTCTTTCGCATGATGGGGCATGATTCAATTGCCGTTCTGGATGGCGGCCTGCCAAAATGGATTGCAGATGGCAATCCGGTCGACACAGGCGCCCCAATCATTCGCGATCGCCACATGACCGTGCAACCGCGCCCCCATATGGTGCGCGACGTCACACAGGTCGCCCATGCCGCCAAATTGCGCGATCATGAGATTATTGACGCCCGCGCCGCCGCAAGGTTTCGCGGAGATGCGCCGGAACCGCGCCAAGGCTTGCGGGCCGGCCATATTCCAGGCTCAAAAAATCTTCCCTTCACCCAAGTTCTCAACGGTGATCATACGATGAAAACCACAGCCGAGCTGAACGAAGAGTTTCGCAAAGCTGGGGTGGATTTATCCAAGCCTGCGATTACAACCTGCGGATCTGGTGTCACGGCTGCCGTGTTATCGCTGGCCCTCGAACGCATCGGCAAGACCGATCACGCGCTTTATGACGGGAGCTGGACCGAATGGGGCCAGTTCCCAACCCTCAATGTTGCCACTGGAGATAGCTGA
- a CDS encoding ATP-binding cassette domain-containing protein, translating into MQSAQSGRRKEPQAALKDLTSIEKFIASPALLALFDLPWIPVFFVGIYLFHPLLGAMTLISGVALIALSLGNQWASRSAFAAAMLCTEDLEVQTQQYLNRAMLIRALGMQSTTLTRQHRLQHAAQVAQLRASDIAGLFTTIIRTLRMAMQSAMLGLGAWLVLQEQLSAGGMIATSILFGRLLNPLEVLIGSWVVPQRALLGWARLRSQLSQMPARHRPLALPRPAAQLTMQKATIVPPGGQIATLKLASFSLQAGSACGIIGAAGSGKSTLALAAMGVLPLANGTVQLGRTALAAYDADNLGQYIGYLPQEMQLLPGTVAENITRYQADAPQDLLFAAARNAGAFDMITQLPKGFDTDVRQLSGGQAQRIGLARALFGDPVLLVLDEPNSNLDNEGVAALNAAVRRFKRKGNTVLIIAHRPAAIQECDTLMVIESGQITAFGPKEDILRKMVKNHADISTLPAGGSAPHGV; encoded by the coding sequence ATGCAGAGCGCCCAATCCGGGCGGCGCAAAGAGCCGCAAGCCGCGCTGAAAGATCTCACGTCCATTGAAAAGTTCATCGCCTCACCCGCCCTGCTGGCCCTGTTCGATCTGCCCTGGATCCCGGTATTTTTTGTCGGCATATATCTATTTCACCCCCTGCTTGGCGCCATGACCCTGATCAGCGGCGTGGCCCTCATTGCCCTGTCATTGGGAAATCAATGGGCCAGCCGATCGGCCTTTGCTGCCGCGATGCTCTGCACGGAAGATCTCGAGGTTCAGACGCAGCAGTATTTGAACCGCGCAATGCTCATTCGGGCCTTGGGCATGCAAAGCACCACCCTGACCCGGCAGCACCGACTCCAACACGCCGCTCAAGTCGCGCAGCTTCGTGCCAGCGATATTGCTGGATTATTTACGACCATTATCAGGACCCTACGCATGGCCATGCAATCGGCCATGCTGGGACTGGGCGCTTGGCTGGTCCTGCAAGAGCAGTTGAGCGCGGGCGGCATGATCGCCACATCCATTCTCTTTGGCCGGCTCCTTAACCCTCTTGAGGTCCTGATCGGTTCTTGGGTCGTGCCCCAACGGGCGCTCCTGGGTTGGGCGCGTTTGCGCAGCCAGCTCAGCCAGATGCCGGCCCGCCACAGGCCTTTGGCCTTGCCCCGCCCGGCGGCGCAACTCACCATGCAAAAAGCCACGATCGTGCCACCGGGCGGGCAAATTGCCACCTTAAAACTGGCCTCCTTTTCCCTTCAAGCCGGCAGTGCCTGCGGCATCATCGGCGCCGCGGGATCGGGCAAATCCACCCTGGCCCTGGCCGCCATGGGTGTGCTGCCGCTGGCCAATGGAACGGTGCAATTGGGTAGAACAGCCCTCGCCGCCTATGACGCCGACAACCTCGGACAGTATATCGGGTATTTACCGCAAGAAATGCAGCTATTGCCGGGCACGGTGGCCGAAAACATCACCAGATATCAAGCAGACGCGCCGCAAGACTTGCTCTTCGCAGCCGCCCGCAATGCTGGCGCCTTTGACATGATAACCCAATTGCCAAAGGGATTTGATACGGATGTGCGCCAACTGTCTGGCGGCCAAGCACAGCGCATCGGTTTGGCGCGGGCCCTTTTTGGCGATCCGGTGCTTTTGGTTTTGGACGAACCCAACTCCAATTTGGACAATGAGGGCGTCGCGGCGCTCAACGCTGCGGTGCGGCGCTTCAAACGAAAAGGCAATACGGTTCTGATCATCGCGCATCGTCCGGCAGCCATTCAAGAATGCGATACACTCATGGTGATTGAAAGCGGCCAGATCACAGCCTTTGGCCCCAAAGAAGACATCCTGCGAAAAATGGTGAAAAACCATGCTGATATTTCCACACTACCGGCCGGTGGGAGTGCGCCGCATGGCGTTTAG
- a CDS encoding RidA family protein, protein MTGKFETRLAELGVTLADAPAPAANYVPFVQVGDLVFVSGQISQDANGFITGKLGDTMSTEAGAVAARTCAISLLAQVKAACGGDLDRLVRVVKLSGFVNSTQDYTEQPKVINGASDFLVEALGDAGRHARAAVSAPSLPLGVAVEIEGIFQIA, encoded by the coding sequence ATGACCGGAAAATTTGAAACCCGCCTGGCAGAATTGGGCGTGACCCTGGCCGATGCTCCGGCACCTGCGGCCAATTATGTGCCCTTTGTGCAGGTGGGCGATTTGGTCTTTGTTTCTGGCCAAATTAGCCAAGACGCCAATGGCTTCATCACCGGCAAACTGGGAGACACGATGAGCACCGAAGCGGGCGCTGTCGCCGCACGCACCTGCGCGATTTCTCTTTTGGCACAGGTTAAAGCTGCCTGCGGCGGTGATCTCGACCGGCTGGTCCGCGTGGTCAAACTATCCGGTTTTGTGAATTCCACACAAGATTACACCGAGCAGCCAAAAGTCATCAACGGCGCCTCTGATTTCTTGGTCGAAGCCCTCGGCGATGCGGGCCGTCATGCCCGCGCAGCGGTCTCTGCCCCCTCCTTGCCTTTGGGTGTTGCGGTTGAAATTGAAGGTATTTTTCAAATCGCATGA
- a CDS encoding GNAT family N-acetyltransferase, translated as MSQETQIEINVLTSLSQISETEWDRCACPEALGRPPIDPFTTHRFLKALEDSQSVGAGTGWTPQYLQAKLGDDTIGVAPLYGKSHSQGEYIFDHNFAQAFENSGGHYYPKLQMAVPHTPATGRRLLVHPEHQAVAQSALVQAAVQLAAENELSSLHVTFCTAEEAEAGAQMGLMPRRSQQFHWINNGYKTFDDFLADLSSRKRKNIRKERAQAQSFGGQIEVLTGDEIEPHHWDAFWVFYQDTGARKWGTPYLTRQFFEQAHAHLRHDMLLVLAKRDGRYIAGALNFIGQNTLFGRYWGFTQDFPCLHFELCYYQAIDFAIAQGLQRVEAGAQGAHKLARGYLPVATHSLHWFGDAGFSQAVARYLEAEREAVDDEINVLTSYGPFKTITVEEQQ; from the coding sequence GTGAGCCAAGAGACGCAAATTGAGATCAATGTGCTCACCAGCCTGTCTCAAATATCTGAGACCGAATGGGACCGCTGCGCCTGCCCAGAGGCCCTGGGCCGGCCGCCAATTGACCCGTTCACCACACACCGCTTTTTGAAAGCTCTGGAAGATAGTCAGTCGGTGGGGGCGGGTACCGGCTGGACACCGCAGTACCTCCAAGCCAAACTCGGTGATGACACCATCGGCGTGGCGCCACTCTATGGCAAATCTCACAGCCAGGGCGAATATATTTTCGACCATAATTTCGCGCAGGCCTTTGAAAATTCTGGTGGGCACTATTACCCAAAATTGCAGATGGCCGTGCCCCATACCCCAGCCACGGGACGCAGGCTGCTGGTGCACCCTGAGCATCAAGCGGTCGCGCAATCGGCCTTGGTGCAAGCCGCAGTGCAGCTGGCTGCGGAAAATGAGCTCTCCTCGTTACACGTCACGTTTTGCACAGCCGAAGAAGCAGAGGCGGGTGCGCAGATGGGCCTCATGCCGCGCCGCTCACAACAGTTTCACTGGATCAATAACGGCTACAAGACCTTTGACGATTTTCTGGCCGACCTCAGCAGCCGAAAGCGCAAAAACATCCGCAAAGAGCGCGCCCAAGCGCAGAGTTTTGGCGGGCAAATCGAAGTGCTGACCGGCGATGAGATCGAGCCACACCATTGGGACGCCTTTTGGGTTTTTTACCAAGACACCGGCGCGCGCAAATGGGGCACACCCTATCTCACGCGGCAGTTTTTTGAGCAAGCCCATGCGCATCTGCGCCACGATATGCTGCTGGTGCTGGCCAAACGCGACGGGCGTTATATCGCGGGGGCTCTGAATTTTATCGGCCAAAACACGCTTTTTGGCCGCTATTGGGGCTTCACCCAAGATTTCCCCTGCCTGCATTTTGAGCTGTGCTATTATCAAGCCATCGATTTCGCCATCGCGCAGGGATTGCAGCGGGTAGAAGCCGGCGCCCAGGGTGCGCATAAATTGGCCAGAGGCTATTTGCCCGTGGCCACCCATTCCCTGCATTGGTTTGGCGATGCAGGGTTTTCACAAGCCGTCGCCCGCTATCTTGAAGCGGAACGCGAGGCGGTGGATGATGAAATCAATGTGCTCACA
- a CDS encoding HlyD family type I secretion periplasmic adaptor subunit, with amino-acid sequence MAFSVTKYVAIGSLYAIVFLGGFALWSVCVTLSGAVIAWGHVALMGHNHAVQHPTGGQVADLWVKEGDIVQMGAPLLRLDGHAQNVQLDLTEGHLFEIMARRARLVAERDDRLSIEFDQVLKTTAAVDPEVRRMLQGQVQLFKTHLAYRRQTEKKLQNQAEQIALQIEGLSAQAQAAERQLALLGDELETQLSLRAKGLADRAELSALQQQEAALLGKIAQLSARQAEAQTQLHEIEIDRLRQAAADHEAAISALRDLHPQELRLRADRRRLKQELEGLTLTAPISGFVHGLTISGAQAVVQPAKPILHLVPNNQPFVITAKIAPDQINHLFVGQTSMIKFLHKGAAQDLQGRLQKISADTFQSRPDSPPFYVVEIALNLPQSTALDQGAPLLRPGMPAQVFIRKQNRRPLDYLLEPIRNYFAQALREY; translated from the coding sequence ATGGCGTTTAGTGTCACAAAATATGTCGCCATAGGGAGCTTATACGCCATAGTCTTTTTGGGTGGTTTCGCGCTTTGGTCTGTCTGCGTCACCCTGTCGGGCGCGGTGATTGCCTGGGGGCATGTCGCCCTCATGGGTCACAACCATGCGGTCCAACACCCTACCGGCGGCCAGGTGGCCGATCTATGGGTCAAAGAGGGTGACATTGTACAAATGGGCGCGCCCCTGCTGCGGCTGGATGGGCATGCACAAAACGTGCAACTTGATCTCACGGAGGGGCACTTGTTCGAAATCATGGCTCGGCGCGCACGTTTGGTGGCCGAACGTGATGATCGCCTATCCATCGAATTTGATCAGGTTTTGAAGACCACAGCCGCCGTGGATCCAGAAGTTCGGCGCATGTTGCAAGGGCAAGTGCAACTCTTCAAAACCCATCTCGCCTATCGCCGTCAAACGGAAAAAAAGTTGCAAAATCAAGCAGAGCAAATTGCCCTGCAGATTGAGGGTTTGAGCGCCCAAGCCCAGGCCGCAGAGCGGCAGCTTGCGCTGCTGGGCGACGAGCTGGAAACCCAACTGTCCTTGCGCGCCAAAGGGCTTGCCGACCGCGCAGAGCTCTCTGCGCTTCAACAGCAGGAGGCTGCTCTGCTCGGAAAGATCGCGCAACTGAGCGCCAGGCAAGCCGAAGCACAAACGCAGCTTCACGAAATTGAAATCGACAGGTTGCGACAGGCCGCCGCCGATCACGAGGCAGCCATCTCGGCCCTGCGCGACCTGCACCCGCAAGAGCTCCGGCTGCGCGCAGATCGCCGCCGGCTGAAACAAGAGCTGGAGGGCCTCACCCTTACCGCGCCCATCAGCGGGTTTGTCCATGGGTTGACCATTTCCGGCGCACAAGCGGTCGTACAACCGGCCAAGCCAATCTTGCATCTTGTGCCCAATAATCAGCCATTTGTTATCACGGCCAAAATCGCGCCCGATCAGATCAATCATCTCTTTGTGGGGCAGACCAGTATGATAAAATTCCTGCACAAAGGCGCGGCGCAAGATTTACAAGGCAGGCTCCAAAAAATTTCGGCAGATACCTTCCAAAGCAGGCCAGACAGCCCACCCTTTTATGTGGTTGAGATTGCGTTGAACCTCCCCCAAAGCACCGCCCTCGACCAGGGGGCGCCGCTGTTACGCCCGGGCATGCCGGCACAGGTATTTATCCGCAAACAAAACCGCCGCCCTTTGGACTATCTGCTGGAACCCATCCGCAACTATTTCGCGCAAGCGCTACGCGAATATTAA
- a CDS encoding MlaC/ttg2D family ABC transporter substrate-binding protein: protein MPNLNKINIARRTVLSGLASCALAGPVFALDKRTATRLVDQLVGEINAAIDSGMSETKMIGRFERIFSDYADVNIIARSALGPAARSAKPAELEAYIASFRGYIARKYGKRFHEFIGGKIVVTGTTDRGKFFEVMTVTELRGSAPFDVAFRVSDRSGRNLFFDIIVEGISLLSSERVEIGALLDARKGNIAKLTRDLARLG from the coding sequence ATGCCGAATTTGAATAAAATAAATATTGCCCGCCGTACTGTGTTATCTGGACTTGCATCCTGCGCCCTGGCCGGCCCTGTCTTTGCTTTGGACAAGCGCACTGCGACCCGATTGGTTGATCAACTGGTGGGAGAGATTAATGCGGCGATAGACTCGGGCATGTCTGAAACCAAAATGATTGGCCGGTTTGAACGCATTTTCTCCGACTATGCCGATGTGAATATCATCGCGCGCTCGGCGCTTGGCCCAGCGGCTCGCTCGGCCAAACCTGCCGAGTTGGAGGCCTATATCGCATCGTTCCGCGGATATATTGCTCGAAAGTACGGCAAGCGGTTTCATGAATTTATCGGTGGTAAAATCGTGGTGACTGGAACCACGGATCGCGGCAAATTTTTTGAAGTGATGACCGTGACCGAATTGCGCGGTTCTGCGCCATTTGATGTGGCCTTCCGGGTGTCTGATCGTTCTGGCCGGAACTTGTTTTTCGATATCATTGTTGAAGGCATCAGCCTGTTGTCCTCGGAACGCGTGGAGATCGGCGCTCTGCTGGATGCGCGCAAAGGCAATATTGCGAAATTGACCCGAGATTTGGCGCGGCTAGGCTAG
- a CDS encoding MlaA family lipoprotein, producing the protein MIERLSIFAVASLVMVVSACSPRPGAVAGDPFERANRDNHAFNKDLDRKILSPLSKTYADVVPDPVEDSVSNFASNLSLPGKVVNNVLQLDLPSAARNTTRFVLNSTVGVAGLFDPSQKIGFTEKDTDFGETLQGWGVAEGAYLELPVFGPSNLRDGFARFVDMLLLDPAGQILKPPVSKYRTVSNIGAILQKRQIYGAQIDEVLYGSADSYAQARLVYLQSRRFELKDIANDAYIDPYAEFE; encoded by the coding sequence ATGATCGAACGGTTGTCAATTTTTGCGGTCGCATCTCTCGTGATGGTTGTTTCTGCCTGTAGCCCCCGTCCGGGTGCTGTGGCGGGTGATCCGTTCGAGCGGGCGAATCGTGACAACCATGCGTTTAACAAAGACTTGGACCGCAAGATCCTGTCGCCGCTTTCCAAAACCTATGCAGATGTCGTTCCAGATCCTGTTGAGGACAGTGTGTCAAATTTCGCCAGCAACCTCAGCTTGCCGGGGAAGGTCGTCAACAACGTGTTGCAGCTGGATTTACCGTCTGCGGCGCGCAATACGACAAGGTTTGTGCTCAACAGTACGGTCGGTGTGGCCGGTCTGTTTGATCCCTCCCAAAAAATTGGGTTTACAGAAAAAGACACTGATTTTGGCGAGACGTTGCAAGGATGGGGCGTGGCTGAGGGCGCTTATTTGGAATTGCCTGTGTTCGGCCCCTCGAACCTGCGTGATGGTTTCGCGCGCTTTGTAGACATGCTCCTGTTGGACCCGGCCGGTCAAATCCTAAAACCGCCTGTTTCTAAGTACCGTACCGTTTCTAACATAGGTGCGATTTTACAAAAAAGACAAATTTATGGTGCCCAGATTGACGAAGTTCTCTATGGTAGCGCCGACAGTTACGCCCAAGCGCGGCTCGTATATCTCCAAAGCCGCCGTTTTGAATTGAAAGACATTGCTAACGATGCCTATATCGACCCCTATGCCGAATTTGAATAA
- a CDS encoding transglycosylase domain-containing protein: MAKKHSGPSKPLVADRRGPPPARKQKQEQTPQKPPAKGGFGRLRALLWRAFLLPFRMLWALIWRLGLVVCLLLGLGVAYFASTLPEAGEMIDGRAAGSVTLMDRKGAVFAWRGDQFGGMITAQTISPFLKAAVVATEDRRFYRHFGISPRGMASAIRINLSEGRGPLSGHGGSTITQQTAKLLCLGVAFDTDEWPSEREYERQCRRTTLWRKIKEASFSLAMELRYSKDEILTIYLNRVSLGAGARGFEAAAQRYFGKSANQVNAAEAAMLAGLLKAPSRLAPTHNLKGAQARAEVVLGLMRRENYLSSAEASFAIANPATLSPAATARAGGYFADWIMTTGPRYFTRNTTEDVLIQTTLDQTIQTATEQAVRRVFDDKISKSSKAEVAVVVMNKEGAVRAMIGGRDTRTTGAFNRATQARRQTGSAFKPFVYAAALELGHTPFDRIRDEPITLNIPGSGAWSPSNYSKTFAGEVSYTQALAQSLNIPAVKISEHIGRDIVQKIAWDFGLQDALADGPALALGTSESTLIEMTGAYAGILNGGISVQPYGITSLRLLGESEPLAGRTGGIGERVIRTQTAQELTFMMHEVIQSGTGQRAQIDGIEIAGKTGTTQAARDAWFIGFTSDFVIGVWMGYDDNRPLKGVTGGSIPADIWRETMLAITDQSKPGPLPMLRDRIPPEAGRSPIDSSPEKPETKSLTQLLFGLFSRQN, translated from the coding sequence ATGGCAAAAAAACATTCAGGGCCAAGCAAGCCCCTCGTCGCAGATCGCAGAGGACCGCCGCCAGCCCGCAAGCAAAAACAGGAACAAACCCCGCAAAAGCCCCCCGCCAAGGGAGGGTTTGGGCGGCTCCGCGCGCTCCTCTGGCGCGCCTTTTTGCTGCCCTTTCGCATGCTCTGGGCCTTAATCTGGCGGCTTGGGCTGGTGGTTTGTTTGTTGCTCGGCCTTGGCGTGGCCTATTTCGCGTCCACCCTGCCGGAGGCTGGCGAGATGATTGACGGGCGCGCGGCCGGGTCGGTCACGCTCATGGACCGCAAAGGGGCGGTCTTCGCATGGCGCGGCGATCAATTTGGCGGCATGATCACCGCTCAAACGATTTCCCCATTTTTGAAGGCCGCGGTCGTAGCCACGGAAGATCGGCGTTTTTATCGCCATTTTGGCATCAGCCCCCGCGGCATGGCCTCCGCAATTCGCATCAACTTGAGTGAAGGGCGGGGTCCCCTATCTGGTCATGGCGGCTCAACCATCACACAACAAACTGCAAAGCTGCTCTGCCTGGGTGTTGCTTTCGACACAGATGAATGGCCCTCTGAGCGCGAATATGAGCGTCAATGCCGCCGAACCACGCTCTGGCGCAAGATCAAAGAGGCAAGTTTCTCGCTCGCGATGGAGCTGCGCTACTCCAAAGATGAGATCCTGACAATCTACCTCAACCGCGTCTCATTGGGCGCCGGGGCCCGCGGCTTTGAAGCCGCAGCTCAAAGGTATTTCGGAAAATCTGCCAATCAAGTGAATGCGGCGGAGGCCGCCATGCTGGCCGGCTTGCTCAAAGCCCCATCCCGGCTGGCACCTACCCATAATCTGAAGGGCGCACAGGCCCGTGCGGAAGTGGTCCTTGGCCTCATGCGGCGGGAAAATTATCTCTCCTCGGCCGAGGCCAGTTTCGCGATAGCCAATCCCGCAACCCTCAGCCCTGCGGCCACTGCCCGCGCGGGGGGATATTTTGCCGATTGGATCATGACGACAGGCCCAAGATATTTCACCCGCAACACCACGGAAGATGTGCTGATCCAAACCACTTTGGATCAAACCATTCAAACCGCGACAGAGCAGGCTGTACGCCGGGTGTTTGATGACAAGATCTCAAAGAGCTCCAAGGCGGAAGTCGCCGTTGTTGTGATGAACAAAGAGGGCGCCGTTCGGGCCATGATCGGCGGGCGCGACACGCGCACGACCGGGGCGTTCAACCGCGCCACCCAGGCGCGGCGACAAACCGGATCTGCCTTCAAACCTTTCGTCTATGCCGCTGCGCTTGAGCTTGGACATACGCCCTTCGATCGCATCCGTGATGAGCCGATCACTCTCAATATCCCCGGATCCGGCGCTTGGAGCCCCTCCAATTACAGCAAAACTTTCGCCGGAGAGGTGAGTTATACCCAAGCTTTAGCCCAATCGCTCAATATTCCAGCTGTGAAGATTTCCGAACACATCGGCCGCGATATCGTTCAGAAAATTGCCTGGGATTTCGGCCTGCAAGATGCGCTGGCGGATGGGCCCGCTCTGGCCCTTGGCACCTCCGAAAGCACCTTGATCGAAATGACCGGTGCCTATGCGGGCATCCTCAACGGCGGCATATCGGTTCAACCCTATGGCATCACGTCGCTCAGGCTTTTGGGAGAAAGTGAGCCCCTAGCGGGCCGCACAGGTGGCATTGGCGAACGCGTTATTCGCACTCAAACCGCCCAAGAGCTCACATTTATGATGCATGAGGTGATCCAATCGGGCACCGGGCAGCGCGCTCAAATTGACGGCATTGAAATTGCCGGTAAAACCGGAACCACCCAAGCGGCAAGGGATGCCTGGTTTATTGGCTTTACCTCTGATTTCGTCATTGGCGTCTGGATGGGCTATGACGACAACCGACCTCTCAAAGGCGTGACCGGCGGCAGTATCCCGGCCGATATTTGGCGAGAAACCATGCTGGCCATAACAGATCAATCCAAACCCGGCCCGCTGCCCATGTTGCGCGATCGCATCCCGCCCGAAGCTGGGCGCTCACCAATCGACAGCTCTCCAGAAAAGCCGGAAACAAAATCCCTCACGCAGCTTCTTTTCGGACTGTTCTCAAGGCAAAATTAG
- a CDS encoding glycerophosphodiester phosphodiesterase family protein translates to MTALPACFLTRTIAHRGLHDASCGRPENSLAAFRAAIAAGYGIELDVQMSLDGAAMVFHDYHLGRLTDQTGPIAQRRAADLAGITLSGGQDSIADLTQVLDLIAGQVPLLIEIKDQDGNMGPAVGPLEAAVAEALSPYRGEVAVMSFNPNSVVAFGNIRADIPLGLVTDRFEPDDWPSLSAERRKYLAQISDFGTSGVGFISHNQTQLTDPPVSALKAQGVPVLCWTVRSPDEERRARRIADNITFEGYLP, encoded by the coding sequence ATGACAGCCCTTCCCGCCTGTTTTTTGACCCGCACTATTGCGCATCGCGGCTTACATGACGCATCCTGCGGGCGGCCAGAAAATTCTCTAGCGGCGTTTCGCGCAGCCATAGCGGCGGGATACGGGATAGAGTTGGACGTGCAAATGAGTCTCGACGGGGCGGCGATGGTGTTTCACGACTATCACCTTGGCCGCCTCACCGACCAAACCGGCCCCATCGCGCAAAGGCGTGCCGCAGATCTAGCGGGCATCACTCTCAGCGGTGGGCAGGACAGCATTGCAGATCTCACACAGGTCTTGGATTTGATCGCAGGCCAAGTCCCGCTGTTAATTGAAATCAAAGATCAAGACGGCAACATGGGGCCGGCTGTTGGCCCGCTTGAAGCGGCGGTGGCAGAGGCTTTGAGCCCCTATCGCGGTGAGGTGGCTGTCATGTCATTCAACCCGAATTCAGTTGTTGCCTTCGGCAACATCCGAGCAGATATCCCATTGGGATTGGTCACAGATCGGTTTGAGCCAGACGATTGGCCAAGCCTCAGCGCCGAAAGGCGCAAATATCTCGCTCAAATCTCAGATTTTGGCACCTCGGGCGTGGGGTTTATTTCTCACAATCAAACACAATTAACCGATCCCCCGGTCAGCGCCCTAAAAGCACAAGGGGTTCCCGTGCTGTGTTGGACCGTCAGGTCACCAGATGAAGAGCGCCGCGCGCGCCGCATCGCGGACAATATCACTTTTGAGGGATATCTGCCTTGA
- a CDS encoding aromatic amino acid transaminase codes for MLSNLTAQPQDKILALMAAYRADPRETKIDLGVGVYKDATGATPVMRAIKSAEELLWKTQETKAYVGLAGDPAFSAAMIDLVLGGTVDADRLSAVATPGGTGAVRQALELVKIAAPRATVWLSNPTWPNHPSIVKYLGMPLAEYRYFDSQTGDVDFDAMLADIKAIPAGDIVLLHGCCHNPTGANLSAEQEDQIIAALAANGAIPFVDIAYQGFGDGLEDDARFTRKIASQLPECLIAASCSKNFGIYRERTGILMAISPSASLQAVTQGNMAFLNRQNFSFPPDHGARLVTMILGDTGLRSTWSSELEDTRLSMLNLRQQLADELRQRTNSDRFDFIAKHRGMFSRLGVSPEVVETIRADNGVYMVVDSRINIAGLNAHTVPILAQALATALK; via the coding sequence ATGCTCAGCAACCTAACCGCCCAACCACAAGATAAAATCTTGGCCCTCATGGCCGCTTACCGCGCCGATCCACGGGAGACCAAGATCGACCTCGGCGTTGGGGTTTATAAAGACGCCACAGGCGCAACTCCGGTGATGCGCGCGATCAAATCTGCAGAAGAGCTCTTGTGGAAAACTCAGGAGACCAAAGCCTACGTCGGATTGGCCGGAGATCCCGCATTTTCTGCGGCGATGATAGATTTGGTTCTGGGTGGAACAGTGGACGCAGATCGCCTTTCAGCCGTCGCCACTCCAGGCGGCACAGGGGCCGTGCGCCAAGCTCTTGAGCTGGTGAAAATCGCAGCGCCAAGGGCTACGGTTTGGCTGTCCAATCCGACTTGGCCCAACCATCCTTCCATCGTCAAATATCTTGGTATGCCCCTGGCAGAGTATCGCTATTTTGACTCGCAAACGGGCGATGTGGATTTTGACGCCATGCTGGCGGATATCAAAGCCATTCCCGCCGGCGATATCGTCTTGCTGCATGGGTGTTGCCATAATCCAACCGGGGCAAACCTAAGCGCAGAGCAAGAAGATCAGATCATCGCAGCCCTAGCGGCCAATGGCGCTATTCCATTTGTTGACATCGCCTATCAAGGCTTCGGAGATGGGCTCGAAGACGATGCGCGCTTCACCCGCAAGATTGCCAGCCAATTGCCCGAGTGCCTGATTGCAGCCAGCTGCTCAAAGAATTTTGGCATCTACCGCGAGCGCACTGGAATTTTAATGGCCATCTCGCCATCCGCCTCACTTCAGGCAGTCACCCAAGGCAATATGGCCTTTTTGAACCGTCAAAACTTCTCCTTTCCACCCGATCACGGCGCGCGGCTGGTTACGATGATTTTGGGCGATACCGGGCTACGCAGCACCTGGTCCAGCGAGCTGGAAGATACCCGCCTAAGCATGCTCAACCTGCGCCAACAGCTGGCCGATGAGCTGCGCCAGCGGACAAATTCAGACCGTTTCGATTTCATCGCAAAGCATCGCGGCATGTTCTCGCGCTTGGGGGTTTCTCCTGAAGTGGTCGAAACCATTCGCGCGGATAATGGCGTGTATATGGTCGTTGACAGCCGGATCAATATTGCCGGGCTCAACGCGCATACCGTGCCAATTTTGGCACAGGCTTTGGCCACGGCCCTCAAGTAA